The genomic interval AGGTTTATGGCGAAACGATCACGTACGATGGATGCCGTTGAAGGGGAGTAGCTCTTCGCCGGACCGTCGACATACTGCTCAGCTCGTCTGAGCCGGCGCCCGGAGGCAGGTCTTCAGGGATCGGCCAGCGAGACCTTCGGCCAGTAGTGCACTGACTGTGTGCTGCCGTGCCGAGGCGTCGTTTCGCAGGAACACTCTCGGTGGGGCAGCGCCCGACCGATTGAGGACTTTTGATCAGCTTCACCGTGACGGCCGTCGTCTTCGGCGTCGTCTTCCTCGCCGAACTGCCCGACAAGACCGCGCTCGCCGGCCTCGTCCTCGGCACCCGCTACCGCGCCTCCTACGTCTTCGCGGGCGTCGCCGCCGCCTTCGCGCTGCATGTGGCGCTCGCCGTCGCGGCCGGCAGCGTGCTGACCCTGCTGCCGCAGCAGATCGTGCAGGCGCTGACCGGCGTGCTCTTCCTCGGCGGCGCGGCCGTCCTGCTGCTGAGGAAGGATGACGGCGACGAGGAGATCCGCAAGCCCGAGGACCAGTCCTTCTGGAAGGTCGCCGGGGCCGGGTTCATGCTCATCCTGGTCGCCGAGTTCGGGGACCTGACCCAGATCATGACGGCGAACCTCGCAGCACGGTATGACGACCCGCTCTCCGTGGGCCTTGGCGCGGTACTCGCCCTGTGGGCGGTGGCCGGTCTCGGGATCGTCGGCGGAAAGGCCCTGATGAAGCGGGTTCCGCTGAAGCTGATCACCAAGGTCGCGGCGCTGCTGATGCTGGCGCTCGGGCTGTGGAGCCTGTGGGAGGCCGTGACCGGCTGAGCTGAACGGCGAGTGAACTGTTCCCGGCCGTCTCGGGGCAGTCTCCGGGGGGGTGGTGGCGGGAACCGGCCCGATTTTGTACCGTGGAGAAACAAAGTGGCCCCCGCTCGTTTTCCCTGACCGGCGGGCGGGGCCGCCTTGTCCCTCCGGGGGGCGCGGAGGAGACACCTCCGAAGCCCCACGTCCCGCGTCTTGGAGCTGCCGATGACGGCCACCGCCGCCCCCACCGTGCTCACCGCCCGCGCCCTCCTGCTCGACATGGACGGCACCCTCGTCAACTCCGACGCCGTCGTCGAACGCATCTGGCGCCGCTGGGCCGAACACCACGGGCTGGACGGCGACGAGGTCATGAAGGTCGTCCACGGCCGCCAGGGGCACGCCTCGATGGCGGTCCTGCTGCCCGACCGGCCCATGGAGCAGAACCTCGCGGACAACGCGCGCATGCTCGCGGAGGAGACCGCGGACATGGACGGGGTGGTGGCGATACCGGGAGCGCCGGAGTTCCTGGCCTGCCTGCGAGGACTGCCCCACGCACTGGTGACCTCGGCCGACGTGCCGCTGTCCACGGCCCGGATGGCGGCCGCGGGTCTTGAACTGCCCGATGTCCGTGTCACCGCGGAGTCGGTCGGCGCCAGCAAGCCGGACCCCGAGGGATTCCTCAAGGGGGCGGCGGAGCTGGGCGTGGCACCGGCGGAGTGCGTGGTCTTCGAGGACTCCGGGGCGGGGATCGCGGCGGGCAAGGCGGCCGGGATGCGGGTCGTGGGGGTCGGTCCACGCGCGGGCGTGCACGGGCCGGACGTCGTGGTGCGGGACCTGACCCAGGTGAGGGTGGAAGCGCGGGCCGACGGCACGCTGGGGATCCACGTCGGGTAGATCTCCCCGGGGCGGGGCCCCGTACGGCTGCCGCCGCGGGGGCGCGACCCCCACCGTCCCTGCGCTCGCGATGCGGGTCTACGGCTGGGTCGAGTCTGTCCGCCCGCGGCTGGGTCGTGTCCGTCCGTCCCCCCCATCCGCCCGTCCGCCTTGCCGGGCGCGGGGCCCTGGTGACTCTGCGGCCGCCGTCGCGTGGGCGCGACCAGCCCCACCGGGGCCGCGCCCGGGGAACGGCCTACGGCTGGCTCGTCTCCGACTCCAGGCGCTCCCGCGTGACCAGGTCGTACACCCCGTGCTCCGCCACCTGGACCCCCCGCTGCCACTGATACGCGGCGACCGCGTCCTCGACCCCCTCGTCGTAGTGCCCGGCCGCCTTGCGCGAGTACAGCCCGACCTGGGTGAGCCGCAGTTCGAGCTCGACCACCTCCGCCCCCTCGGACCCCCGCCGCAGCACCGGCGGCGTCGCCTCGCGCGCCGCGTCGGACCCGGCCGCCGGATTCGTCGCGGCGGACGCCGTCGGGGTCGCCGAGGGCCCGGCCGACCGGGACGGGCTGGGGGAGGCGCTGGACCTCGACGGGGACGGGGAGGCCGACGGGCTCGCGCTCGCCGTGGCGGACGGCGGTGCGGAGGACGGCCGTAAGGACGCCGTGGCCGTGGACGGGGGTGCTGACGCCGCGGTCGTCGTCGCGTCCGGGACCGCCGGCCGTACGTCCTGAGGCGCCGCCTCGTCCCGCGACGGCGGCTCGTACGCGAACAGCCCACTGGCGAGACCGGCCGCGGCGACCACGGCCGCGACCGCCCCGGCGGAGGCGAGCAGGACGGTACGGCGTCGGGTGCGGCGCGGGTGCGCGTCCGCCGTCGAGTCGTGTGCGGAGGAGTCCCGCCCCGCCTCGAACAGGCTCAGATCCGTGGGGCTCGGGGGAGGCGGTGGCGGTGACGGCACGCGCAGCGGCATCGTGGCGTCCGGCGCGGGCGCCCTCGGCACCGGTGCGCTCTCGTCGTCCAGCTCCACGTACGGCCGTATGCGCAGCGGATCGAAGTCCTCCGCCGCGGCCGCCTCCGCCGTACGCGCGTCCCGCAGCGCGTCCGACGCGCGCCGGGTGCACCCGCAGGACGGGGTGTTGTCCGCCCCTCTCGGTGCCCCGCACTCCGGGCACAGATGACCGTTCGACTCCGCCATGTGTTCGTCCCTCCCCTCGCAAACTCCAGAGATTATGCAGACCCCCTCCACAGCCGACTTTCGGAAGCCCCCGGAATATCGGCTTCCAATGGGACTCAACAGGCCGTAAACGGTCACACCGACCACGATGGAGAGGTATCGAGAGCTCGGGAGGACTTCATGGCCGCGGACGCGCACGGTATGACGGAGGATGTGCGAGACACGGGAGAACACCACGTGTCCGGCAACGTCCTCGTCTCGATCGGGGCCCTGCTGCTCGGCATGCTGCTCGCCGCGCTGGACCAGACGATCGTGTCCACCGCGCTGCCCACCATCGTCAGCGACCTCGGCGGCATGGAGCATCTGTCCTGGGTGGTGACGGCCTATCTGCTGGCGTCCACGGCGGCGACACCGCTGTGGGGCAAACTCGGTGACCAGTACGGGCGCAAGCGGCTGTTCCAGACCGCGATCGTGATCTTCCTGATCGGCTCCGCGCTGTGCGGCATGTCCCAGGACATGACCCAGCTGATCGCCTTCCGGGCCCTGCAGGGGCTGGGCGGCGGCGGGCTGATGGTGCTGTCGATGGCGATCGTCGGCGATCTCGTCCCACCGCGCGAACGCGGGCGATACCAGGGGCTGTTCGGGGCGGTGTTCGGGGCGACGAGCGTGCTCGGACCCTTGCTGGGCGGCCTCTTCACCGAGCATCTGAGCTGGCGGTGGGTGTTCTACGTCAACCTTCCGGTGGGCGTGGTCGCGCTGGCCGTGATCGCCGTGGTGCTGCGGATCCCCCGCAAGTCGACCAAGCACGTCATCGACTACCTGGGGACCTTCCTCATCGCCGCCGTCGCCACCTGTCTGGTCCTTGTGGCCTCGCTGGGCGGCAACACCTGGGGCTGGGGATCGCCCCAGATCGTCGGACTCGCGGTGCTGGGGGTGCTGCTGGCGGTCGCGTTCGTGGCGGTCGAACGGCGGGCCGCCGAGCCCGTGCTGCCGTTGAAGCTGTTCCGGGTGCGGACCTTCACCCTGTCCGCCGTCATCAGCTTCATCGTCGGGTTCGCGATGTTCGGGGCCATGACCTATCTGCCCACCTTCCTCCAGGTGGTGCACGGAGTCTCACCGACCATGTCCGGTGTGCACATGCTGCCCATGGTGTTCGGGCTGCTGTTCTCCTCGACCCTGTCCGGGCAGATCGTCAGCCGTACCGGGCGGTGGAAGGTGTTCCCGGTGGCCGGGACCGCGGTCACCACGCTCGGGCTGCTGCTTCTGCACCGGCTCGACGAGAGCAGTTCCACCTGGGTGATGAGCCTGTACTTCTGTGTGTTCGGGCTGGGACTCGGGCTGGTCATGCAGGTGCTGGTGCTGATCGTGCAGAACGCCGTCTCGTACGAGGACCTCGGCGTCGCCACGTCCGGCGCGACCTTCTTCCGGTCCATCGGGGCGTCCTTCGGCGTCGCCATCTTCGGTACGGTCTTCGCGAACCGGCTCGGGGACAAGCTGGCCGAGGCCCTGCACGGGGCCCAACTGCCGCCCGGGGTCTCGGTGTCCGGGATCGAGGCCGACTCCCGGGGACTCGCTCAGCTGCCGGGCTCGCTCAGGCCCGAGGCGCTGCACGCGTACGCCTCGTCGATCACCGACGTGTTCCTCTACGCGGCGCCTGTGGCGTTCCTCGGGTTCGTGCTCGCGTGGTTCCTCAAGGAGGACCGGCTGCGCGGGTCGGTCACGGCACCCGACGTGACCGAGACGCTGGCCAGCAACCCCGTGGAACGGTCGTCGTACGACGAGGTGTGCCGGGCGCTGTCGGTGCTCGGGACCCGGGAGGGGCGGCGGGAGGTCTACCGGGAGATCACCGCGCGGGCCGGGTACGACCTGCTGCCCGCGTCGAGCTGGCTGGTGCTGCGGATGCGGAAGTACGGGTGGGTGGAGCCGTCGCTGCTCGCCGAGCGCACGTCCCTGCCGCTGGGCGTGATCATCGAGGCGGCGCGGCAGGTGGAGGAGCGGGGGCTGGCGACGCGGCGGGGGCTTGATCTGTTGCTCACCGAGCCGGGGGAGGAGGTTGCCGCGCGGCTCGCGGCGGCTCGGGAGGCGTCGTTGGGGGAGCTGCTGGGGGACTGGTGGGGGCCCGGTCGGCCCACCGATCTCGCGCAGCTGGTGAAGGATCTGAATGACGAACTGTGCGGGTCTGATCGTGAGCAGCCGCATGCCTCCGGCGGTTGAGCGGTTGTTTGTGCGGGTCGGTGGGGGCGGGCGTTTTTGCGCAGTTCCCCGCGCCCCTGATGCCTGCGGCGCAGCTGCGGGTTCGGTGGGGGCTTGTGTAGCGCGTGCGGTGTGGTTTGGGGTCGGGGCCGGGGTGGGGGGTGTCCGTCCTCGGTCCGGCGGCTCGGCTGCTTGAGCAGGGCTCTGTGACGGACGCCGGCCGCTGCGGGCGGACACCCCCCACCCCGTCCCCTTCCCGCCGTACGCGGCTTGCGGGCCGTCGGGGCTACAGGGGCTTGCCCAGGGTGTGGTCCGCGTAGATGTCGTCGCTGTACGGGGCGATCTCCTTGTAGCCGAGCCTCGCGTACAGGGTCAGGGCCTCGGTCAGATCCTTGCGGGTCTCCAGGACCAGGCGGGTCGCGCCCAGGGCTCGGGCCGCGGACTCCGCCGCTGCGACGAGCAGGGGCGCGCCGCCCTTGCCGCGCAGCTCCTCGCGCACGTAGACCCTGGTGAGCTCGGCGCTTCCGTCGGGGCGCAGGCGTATGCCCGCCGTGCCGGCCGGTTCTCCCGCGTATCTCGCCACCAGTAACTGGCCTGTCGGAGGAGTCAGGTCGCTTCTGGTCTCCTTCGCCACCTCCCTCTCCAGCTCGGCCGGGTCCGTTCTGCGGTTCTCATGGAGGAGGTAGTAGCGGTCGCTGACCTCCGTGTAGTAGGCGCGCCAGAGTGCCGCTGCCGTGGGGGAGGCGGGATGTTCCGCGGTGATGGTCCAGGTCATGGCTGGATTGTCGCGTACACATATGCGGAGACGGTTTGAATATACGGTTCAGGGCAACCCGGCCGTCATGTCAACAGGCCTGATCATCGCTCTGATCGTGATCGTGGCGGCCGTCCTCATTGTGGCGGCCGTCCTGTCCCTGCGTGGCCGGGGCGCGCAGCACGGCCGGGGCCTGAAGCGACGCTTCGGGCCCGAATACGACCGTACCGTGGCCCGGCACGACGGGGACGAGAAGGCCGCCGAGCGCGAACTCGCCGAACGCGTGGAGCGGCATGGATCCCTGCGCGAGCAGCCACTCGAACCGGCGGAGCGTCAGCGGTACGAGGACCGCTGGACGGCCGCCCAGGAACGCTTCGTCGACTCTCCTCGGGAGGCTGTCGCCGAGGCGGACCGGCTGCTCGCCGAGCTCGCCGAGGCCCGGGGCTTCCCGGGCGGCGGGCAGTACGAGGAACAGTTCAACGCGCTGTCCGTGCACCACGCGGACCACGTGCACGGCTACCGGCGGGTACACGCGGTGGCGGGTACCCGCGCGAACGTCCGGCAGGACGGCGACGGCCGGACGGACACGGAGGACATGCGCGCCGCCATGGTCGAGGCACGGGCCCTCTTCGAGGACCTCGTCGGCCCGCCGCGGAGCCGCGAGGAGTCCCGTACACCCACCGGCGAGTCCCACGCGCGCGCCGGTCAGCCCCGCGACGGTCGTGACGACAGCCGGGGACATCTGCCATGGGCATTCAACAGGCGCCACGCGAAGGGGAGTTGAGCTGAAATGACGGATGCCACGAACAGGCCGGGAGCCGAGGGACGCACGGGCAGGGGTACGGGCAACGATCCCGCGGACGAGCACAGCCCCCTGGTGACACCCACCGAGACCGAGGCGCCGGATCTGGAGCAGGAGGGACGTCCGGCGGGCACCGCCGGCGCCGAGCGGCGTGGTGACGAGGGCGGCTTCGGCCGTGACTCCGTCGCCGGCCGGGACAAGACGTCCGGCCTCGGTCGCGGGACGGAGCGGGGGCGGGACGCCGGTTCTGCCGACGCCGTCGGCGGTGTCGGTACGGGTGTGGGCGGGGTCTCCGGCCGCGAAGGTCATGACGGCCGTGCCGGTCAAGAGGCCCGGCTGCTGCCGCACGACGAGTCCGACAAGCTCAGCGAGCGGCTCCAGCACGCCGTCGCCGGGTTCGTCGACGAACCCCGGTCCGCCGTAGAGGAGGCCGACCACGTGCTGGAGGAGGTCGCCGCCCGGTTCGCCGATGCCGTGAAGGAGCGTCGGCGCACCCTGCGCAACTCCTGGCAGACCGGCGACGGCGGCCAGAACAAGGCCGTGAGCGCAGGCGACACCGAGCAACTCCGGCTGGCGCTGCGGGACTACCGCGAGCTGACGGAGCGGCTGCTGCACAGCTGACGCCTCGTCCGTACGTACGACCGGCCTGTCTCCCGAAGTCGGGGGGCAGGCCGGTCTTGCGTGGCTTGCGCCGGACACCGCCCTGCCGGGCGATTTATCATGCGGCGGCGGCAGGTCAACGGGGTTGCCGCGCAAGGAACCTTTCAGGAGGAGCGCACGTGCTCGAACTCACCATGGCCGTCGTCACCGCGGCGGAGGAGGGTGCCACGGCCGGTATGCAGATGGCCGACGCGCCCAGTGACCCGGGCACCGTGCTGCGGGTGGGCCGGGACAAGTCCGTGTGCCGGCTCGCGACCCCCGACGACTGGCTGTTCGTCTCCCGGGTGCACCTGGAGTTCCTGTGCGGGCCCGAGGGCGTCTGGCAGGTGACCTGGCTCCAGGGCTCGCAGCCCGATCCCTCGTCCGAGGTGCAGCTGGTGGCCGGGGCCTACGCGCAGCCGCTGGTCTACGGCGGCTCCGTGACCCTGCCCCGGGGCGGCAACGGTGAGATCGTCATCCGCGACCGCACCGCCCCGCGCAGCGTCAACGTCGGCTTCTATCACGAGGCCTGAGCGGGACGGCTACGGCAGGACGCGGGCCAGCGCGAAGCCGTCGTAGCCCTTGCTGCCCACCGTCTGGATCGCCGTGGCGCTCAACCTCGGGTGCTGTCCGAGCAGTTCGAGCGCGGTGCGGGTGCCCCGGACGTCGGGGGCGGGGTTGTCGGGGTCGGCGACCCGGCCGCCCCGTACGACGTTGTCCACCACGATGAGGCTGCCCGCGCTGGTGAGCTTGAGCGCCCACTCCACGTAGTGCGGGTTGTTGGCCTTGTCGGCGTCGATGAAGACCAGGTCGAAGGGGGGCGGGTTCTCGTCGGCCAGCCGGGGGAGGGACTCCAGGGCGGGCCCGACGCGTACCTCGACGACCTTGTCGAGACCCGCGCGGGCGATGTTGCGGTTCGCGACCTCGGCGTTCTTCGGGCTGTACTCCAGTGAGACCAGGCGGCCGTCGGCGGGCAGGGCGCGGGCCAGCCAGATCGTGCTGTAGCCGCCGAGCGTGCCGAGTTCCAGGATCGTGCGGGCGCCCTGGATCTGGGCCAGGAGCTGGAGAAGCTTGCCCTGCGGCGCCGTGACGGCGATGGACGGGAGCCCGGCGGCCTCGCTGTCGCGCAAGGCCGCCCGGAGTGCTTCGTCCTCCGGGGCGAGATGGGCGGTGAAGTAGTCGTCGACGTCGTCCCAGAACTGCGACTCGCTCATACACCTATGCCTTTCATATGCCTAGTTAGGGCAGCTAACTAGTTGCACTAAGGAATATAGGTGTGCTCCCGGCTCCTGTCAGGGGAATTACCGCTGAGGCGGTGAGCCGGGCAGCGGCCGGCCCGCCGACTCGGTCATGAACCACACCGCCACACCGCCGATCACGGCCGCGGCCATCATGTAGTAGGCGGGCATCATCATGTTCCCGGTCGCGCCGATCAGGGCCGTCACCACGAGCGGGGTCGTGCCGCCGAAAAGGGACACCGAGATGTTGAAGCCGACCGAGAGGGAGCCGTAACGCACCCGGGTCGGGAAGAGCGCGGGGAGGGCGGACGGCATCGCCGCCGTGAAGCACACCAGGAGCAGGCCCAGCGCGCCCATGCCGAGCGCGATCGCGAACAGGCTGCCCTGCCGGATCAGCAGCAGGGCCGGTACCGAGAGCAGCAGGAAGCCCGCGCAGCCCGCGGCGATCACCGGGCGGCGGCCGACGCGGTCGCTCAGGGCGCCCGCGAACGGCTGGACGACCATCATCAGCGCCATCACGGCGAGGACGACCAGCAGGCCGTGCGTCTCGTCGTACTTCAGCTCGCTGGTCAGATAGCTGGGCATGTACGACAGCAGCATGTAGTCGGTGACGTTGAAGACCAGGACCAGGCCCACGCACAGCAGCAGGGCCTGCCACTGGCCGGTGATCATCTCGCGCAGCGGGACCTTCCGGCGGACGGACTCGGCCTTCTCGGTCTCCGCCGCGAAGGCCGGGGTCTCCTCCAGGCGCAGCCGCAGATAGAGGCCGATGGCGCCCATCGGGCCCGCGATCAGGAACGGGATCCGCCAGCCCCAGGAGACCAGGTCGTCGGTGGACAGCAGGGCCGTCATCAACGTGACCAGGCCCGCGCCGGCGATGTATCCGGCCAGCGTGCCGAACTCCAGCCAGCTGCCGAGGAAGCCGCGCTTCTTGTCGGGGGAGTACTCGGCGATGAAGGTGGACGCGCCCGCGTACTCGCCGCCGGTCGAGAATCCCTGGACCAGGC from Streptomyces sp. CC0208 carries:
- a CDS encoding GNAT family N-acetyltransferase, producing the protein MTWTITAEHPASPTAAALWRAYYTEVSDRYYLLHENRRTDPAELEREVAKETRSDLTPPTGQLLVARYAGEPAGTAGIRLRPDGSAELTRVYVREELRGKGGAPLLVAAAESAARALGATRLVLETRKDLTEALTLYARLGYKEIAPYSDDIYADHTLGKPL
- the proP gene encoding glycine betaine/L-proline transporter ProP is translated as MPSATALSHTVSHDPGAPEAVAVDPALVKRAVKAAALGNAMEWFDFGVYSYIAVTLGKVFFPSGNPTAQLLSTFGAFAAAFLVRPLGGLVFGPLGDRVGRQKVLAVTMIMMAAGTFAIGLIPSYATIGVGAPLLLLVARLVQGFSTGGEYAGASTFIAEYSPDKKRGFLGSWLEFGTLAGYIAGAGLVTLMTALLSTDDLVSWGWRIPFLIAGPMGAIGLYLRLRLEETPAFAAETEKAESVRRKVPLREMITGQWQALLLCVGLVLVFNVTDYMLLSYMPSYLTSELKYDETHGLLVVLAVMALMMVVQPFAGALSDRVGRRPVIAAGCAGFLLLSVPALLLIRQGSLFAIALGMGALGLLLVCFTAAMPSALPALFPTRVRYGSLSVGFNISVSLFGGTTPLVVTALIGATGNMMMPAYYMMAAAVIGGVAVWFMTESAGRPLPGSPPQR
- a CDS encoding HAD-IA family hydrolase, with amino-acid sequence MTATAAPTVLTARALLLDMDGTLVNSDAVVERIWRRWAEHHGLDGDEVMKVVHGRQGHASMAVLLPDRPMEQNLADNARMLAEETADMDGVVAIPGAPEFLACLRGLPHALVTSADVPLSTARMAAAGLELPDVRVTAESVGASKPDPEGFLKGAAELGVAPAECVVFEDSGAGIAAGKAAGMRVVGVGPRAGVHGPDVVVRDLTQVRVEARADGTLGIHVG
- a CDS encoding TMEM165/GDT1 family protein is translated as MISFTVTAVVFGVVFLAELPDKTALAGLVLGTRYRASYVFAGVAAAFALHVALAVAAGSVLTLLPQQIVQALTGVLFLGGAAVLLLRKDDGDEEIRKPEDQSFWKVAGAGFMLILVAEFGDLTQIMTANLAARYDDPLSVGLGAVLALWAVAGLGIVGGKALMKRVPLKLITKVAALLMLALGLWSLWEAVTG
- a CDS encoding peptidoglycan-binding domain-containing protein, with product MAESNGHLCPECGAPRGADNTPSCGCTRRASDALRDARTAEAAAAEDFDPLRIRPYVELDDESAPVPRAPAPDATMPLRVPSPPPPPPSPTDLSLFEAGRDSSAHDSTADAHPRRTRRRTVLLASAGAVAAVVAAAGLASGLFAYEPPSRDEAAPQDVRPAVPDATTTAASAPPSTATASLRPSSAPPSATASASPSASPSPSRSSASPSPSRSAGPSATPTASAATNPAAGSDAAREATPPVLRRGSEGAEVVELELRLTQVGLYSRKAAGHYDEGVEDAVAAYQWQRGVQVAEHGVYDLVTRERLESETSQP
- a CDS encoding MDR family MFS transporter; this encodes MAADAHGMTEDVRDTGEHHVSGNVLVSIGALLLGMLLAALDQTIVSTALPTIVSDLGGMEHLSWVVTAYLLASTAATPLWGKLGDQYGRKRLFQTAIVIFLIGSALCGMSQDMTQLIAFRALQGLGGGGLMVLSMAIVGDLVPPRERGRYQGLFGAVFGATSVLGPLLGGLFTEHLSWRWVFYVNLPVGVVALAVIAVVLRIPRKSTKHVIDYLGTFLIAAVATCLVLVASLGGNTWGWGSPQIVGLAVLGVLLAVAFVAVERRAAEPVLPLKLFRVRTFTLSAVISFIVGFAMFGAMTYLPTFLQVVHGVSPTMSGVHMLPMVFGLLFSSTLSGQIVSRTGRWKVFPVAGTAVTTLGLLLLHRLDESSSTWVMSLYFCVFGLGLGLVMQVLVLIVQNAVSYEDLGVATSGATFFRSIGASFGVAIFGTVFANRLGDKLAEALHGAQLPPGVSVSGIEADSRGLAQLPGSLRPEALHAYASSITDVFLYAAPVAFLGFVLAWFLKEDRLRGSVTAPDVTETLASNPVERSSYDEVCRALSVLGTREGRREVYREITARAGYDLLPASSWLVLRMRKYGWVEPSLLAERTSLPLGVIIEAARQVEERGLATRRGLDLLLTEPGEEVAARLAAAREASLGELLGDWWGPGRPTDLAQLVKDLNDELCGSDREQPHASGG
- a CDS encoding O-methyltransferase — encoded protein: MSESQFWDDVDDYFTAHLAPEDEALRAALRDSEAAGLPSIAVTAPQGKLLQLLAQIQGARTILELGTLGGYSTIWLARALPADGRLVSLEYSPKNAEVANRNIARAGLDKVVEVRVGPALESLPRLADENPPPFDLVFIDADKANNPHYVEWALKLTSAGSLIVVDNVVRGGRVADPDNPAPDVRGTRTALELLGQHPRLSATAIQTVGSKGYDGFALARVLP